The stretch of DNA CTCGATAACACCCGCCTGCTGGCCGACCACATTGGGCAACTGTGAGGACCCCGCCTGGTCGGTCGTCCCCGCTACCGGGGAGCTTTGCCTGCCGGCGGACGCGAGTGTTCCAGCGACGCCATATGTACTGCCGGCGGTGCGGGTAGCGGGGGTGTCGGGGCGCTCCTCGTCGGCGTCGAGCAGCTCGAAGATCCGCTCGGCGCTGGCGGTGCCGGACTGCACGGCCGTGGCCATGCCGCCGAGCTGACTCATTGGTCGGTTAAGTTGTTGGGAGTACTGGATGAAGGCCTGCACGTCGCCCAGGCGCAGGGACCCGGAGGCGACCATGGCGCCGCCGACCACCGCGATGGCCACGTAGGTGAGGTTCCCGATGACCAGCATGATCGGCATCATGATCCCGGAGAGGAACTGCGCGCGCAGCGAGGCGGCGTAGAGCTCCTCGTTCTCGGCGGCGAAGGCCTCGCGCACCGCCTCGGTGCGCCCGTAGACCTGGACCAGGGCGTGTCCGGAGAAGGACTCCTCCACCCGGGTGTTGATCCGCCCGGTGCGCGCCCACTGACTGGTGAAGGCCTTCTGCGAGCGCGGCCCGATACCGGCGAAGACCACGCCCATGAGCGGGAAGATGACCAGCGCCACCAGCGCCAGGCGCCAGGAGATGGAGAACATCATCCCCAGCACGCCCACGACCGTGAGGATCGAGGTCAGGGCGCTGGACAGGGACTGCTGGAGGGTGTTGGTGATGTTGTCGACGTCGTTGGTCACCCGGCTGAGCAGCTCTCCGCGCGCGACGGTGTCGAAGTAGCTCAGCGGCAGACGGTGGACCTTGTCCTCCACCCGGGCGCGCAACCGGAACAGGACCCTGACCGTGACGCGGTTGAGGAGCCAGCCCTGCAGCCAGTTCAGGACCGCCGAGCCGATATAGAGGGCCAGCACCACCGACAGGACCCGCCCCAGACGGGTGTAGTCGATGCCCACACCCTGCAGCACACTCTCGAAGATGACGTTGGTGGCCTGACCCAGCACCTTGGGGGCCGCCACCGCCAGCACCACCGTGCCCACCGCGGCCAGGGCCACAACCACCAACGAGACCCGGTAGGCGCCCAGCAGCCCGACCATCCGCTTGAAGGAGGGCCAGAAGACCTCGGCCCTGCCCGAGGCCGGACCAGAAGCCAACTCACCAAGAGATGCCTGCGCCCCAGCCACCGGCTCGACGTCCTCCCCGCCGGACTCCGGCGCCGTCATGATCACCGAGTCGCGGACCGGGGCCTGCGCAGGTACACGACGACCTCTCCGGGCTCTCCGTGAAAAGCACAACCAGCCGGTGGCCCTGCGCGCGTGCCGCGGCCCACCGGACAGTCGCGATCGCTTCCGAGGACTTACCGAGGCATTCATGCTGTGGTTTCCGCCCCGAGCTGGGAGGTGACGATCTCGCGGTAGACGGGGCAGGTGGCCAGCAGGCTCTTGTGGGTGCCGCTGCCCACCAGGTGGCCGCCGTCCAGGACGAGGATCTGGTCGGCCTCGACGATCGTGGAGATGCGCTGGGCCACGATCACCTTCGTGATGCCGGCCGTCGCCGGCCCCATGGCCTCGCGCAGCCGCGCGTCAGTGGACACGTCCAGGGCCGAGAAGGAGTCGTCGAAGATGAGGATGTCCGGCCGGCGCACCAGGGCCCGGGCGATCGCCAGGCGCTGACGCTGACCGCCAGAGACGTTCGTGCCACCCTGGGCGATGGAGGCCTGGAGGCCCCCGTCCATCGCCTCAACGAAGTCCTTGGCCTGGGCGACCTGAAGGGCCTCCCACAGCTCGTCGTCGGTGGCCTGCTCGCGCCCCAGACGCAGGTTGGAGGCCACGGTCCCGGCGAACAGGAAGGGCTGCTGGGGCACGAGCCCCATCTGCGACCACAGCGCCTCGGGGTCGGCCTCGCGCACGTCGGTGCCGCCGATGAGCACCTGCCCGCTGCTGGCCTGAAGCAGCCGGGCCAGCAGCCGCACCACCGTGGACTTGCCCGACGCCGTCGAGCCGACGATCGCCGTCGTCGTACCGGGCTGGACCGTGAAGCTCACCTCCGCCAGGACACGGGCGTCGGCGTCGGGGTAGACGAAGGTGACGTCCCGCATCTCAACCGTTCCGGGAGCCGGGAAGCTGGTCACGGCCCCCGGCACCGAGACGATAGCCGGCGCGGTGGCCAGTACCTCGCTGATGCGCTCGGCGCACACGGCGGCGCGCGGGATCATGATCGTCATGAAGCTCGCCATGACGATGCCCATGAGGATCTGCATGAGGTAGGACATGAAGGCGATGAGGGTGCCGACCTCCACGTCACCGTCACCGACCTGGTGCCCGCCAAACCAGATGACACCCACGATCGTGACATCCAGCACCAGCATCACCAGCGGGAACAGCAGCACGAAGAGCTGGCCCACCCTCTCACCGACCCAGGCGATATCAGTGTTGGCCCCCTCGAAGCGCCGCGTCTCGGCCTGCTCGCGCACGAAGGCGCGGATCACCCGGATACCGGTGAGCTGCTCGCGCATCACCCGGTTGATGGCGTCGAGCCTGTCCTGGTAGGAGCGGAACAGGGGCAGCATCCGGCCCACGATGCCGCCCACCGCCACCAGCAGGACCGGCACCGACACCCCGATCAACCACGACAGGCCCGGCGCCCGGGTGACCGCCATGATGATGCCGCCCACCGCCATGAATGGCGCCGTCACCAGCATCGTGGCACTCATCATCACCAGCATCTGGACCTGCTGGACGTCATTGGTATTACGGGTGATGAGCGAGCCCACCCCGAAAGCGGAGATCTCCCGCTCACAGAAGCCACTGACCCGGTCGAAGACCTCGCCGCGCAGGTCCCGGCCCATGCTCATCGCCGCGCGCGCCGCGAGATAGGTCGCCGCGACCGAACACACGCCCTGGGCCAGGCTGACCCCCAGCATGAACGCGCCCATCCGCCAGATGTAGCCGGTGTCCCCGGTGGCCACACCCTTGTCGATGATGTCGGCGTTGAGGGTGGGGAGGTACAGGGAGGCCATCACCTCAGCGAACTGAAGCACCAACACACACAGCAACAGGGCTACATACGGACACAGACACCTACGCAGCAGCGCAATAAGCACGTCTCCAAATCTAACAGATGACAGGCATCAGCGGAGCCTCAGTGAGATTTTCCACGGTTTAGATGCATTGGTGTCAGACCTGAGTCCTGACAGTTTAGTGCCCGTTTGGGGTGTCAGATCTCGGGGGCGATGTCTAGCGCGTTGAGGATGGTCTGGGCTTGGGGCGTGAGTGGGTGGCTAGCGGTGATCGTCTGGCCGGCTAGGTGGATCTGGGCGGTCTGGATTGGTTTGAGTGTATGGATGATCTTCTTGATTGATGTGCCGGTGGTGTCTTGGAGGTAGCGGGCGACGGCGAGAGCGGTGATCACCATGGTCAAGTGCGCTTCGATGGAGTCTTTGCGGTGGTGGAAGATCGGGCGGGCGCGCAGGTCGTGCTTGCTCATTCGCCATGACTGCTCCACGTGCCACAGGCTCCGGTAGGAGCTGACGACCTCAGCAGCATTCATGCGCTTACTTGTCATATTGGTGACATAGCCCTTCAGGCCCGCTGTTGCGCGGGCCCGCTTGAGGGATGCCTCATCAAGTGACAAGTGGTCTGCGGATCCCTTCACGAACCTGGGGCGGCGGGCAGTCTTCTCGCCGTCGATCACAGCCTTGGCCTTATTCTCCTGCGCCGTCAGGG from Actinomyces sp. Marseille-P3109 encodes:
- a CDS encoding ABC transporter ATP-binding protein gives rise to the protein MTAPESGGEDVEPVAGAQASLGELASGPASGRAEVFWPSFKRMVGLLGAYRVSLVVVALAAVGTVVLAVAAPKVLGQATNVIFESVLQGVGIDYTRLGRVLSVVLALYIGSAVLNWLQGWLLNRVTVRVLFRLRARVEDKVHRLPLSYFDTVARGELLSRVTNDVDNITNTLQQSLSSALTSILTVVGVLGMMFSISWRLALVALVIFPLMGVVFAGIGPRSQKAFTSQWARTGRINTRVEESFSGHALVQVYGRTEAVREAFAAENEELYAASLRAQFLSGIMMPIMLVIGNLTYVAIAVVGGAMVASGSLRLGDVQAFIQYSQQLNRPMSQLGGMATAVQSGTASAERIFELLDADEERPDTPATRTAGSTYGVAGTLASAGRQSSPVAGTTDQAGSSQLPNVVGQQAGVIEMEHVRFSYSPEVELIGDLSLRVDPGHTVAIVGPTGAGKTTLVNLLMRFYEPDGGRILLDGRDIATMTRHNVRRRTGMVLQDPWLFAGTIRENIRYGRPGASDAEVEAAARACFVDHIIKALPQGYDTVLEEDAANISAGERQLLTIARAFVANPAVLILDEATSSVDTRTELLVQQAMNALRQGRTSFIIAHRLSTIRDADTILVMEHGDIVEQGSHDELIAADGTYTRLHAAQFMGHTSIGSETSTSRVSSQPPKWNWRTGVLASLSSAPLSEVACWAMAHGSPGAVNEDMTATIELPALT
- a CDS encoding ABC transporter ATP-binding protein is translated as MLIALLRRCLCPYVALLLCVLVLQFAEVMASLYLPTLNADIIDKGVATGDTGYIWRMGAFMLGVSLAQGVCSVAATYLAARAAMSMGRDLRGEVFDRVSGFCEREISAFGVGSLITRNTNDVQQVQMLVMMSATMLVTAPFMAVGGIIMAVTRAPGLSWLIGVSVPVLLVAVGGIVGRMLPLFRSYQDRLDAINRVMREQLTGIRVIRAFVREQAETRRFEGANTDIAWVGERVGQLFVLLFPLVMLVLDVTIVGVIWFGGHQVGDGDVEVGTLIAFMSYLMQILMGIVMASFMTIMIPRAAVCAERISEVLATAPAIVSVPGAVTSFPAPGTVEMRDVTFVYPDADARVLAEVSFTVQPGTTTAIVGSTASGKSTVVRLLARLLQASSGQVLIGGTDVREADPEALWSQMGLVPQQPFLFAGTVASNLRLGREQATDDELWEALQVAQAKDFVEAMDGGLQASIAQGGTNVSGGQRQRLAIARALVRRPDILIFDDSFSALDVSTDARLREAMGPATAGITKVIVAQRISTIVEADQILVLDGGHLVGSGTHKSLLATCPVYREIVTSQLGAETTA